The following are from one region of the Serinus canaria isolate serCan28SL12 chromosome 8, serCan2020, whole genome shotgun sequence genome:
- the TPR gene encoding nucleoprotein TPR isoform X3 → MAAVLQQVLERAELAKLPRAVQGKLERFLGDQQGEIDGLRARHERFKVDSEQQYFEVEKRLAQSQERLVNETQECQTLREELKKLHEQLKVINEKNKELEAAQDRNTAVQSQLIREKEELEAEKRDLVRTTERRSQEVEHLNEDVKRLNEKLTEANTEKAKLQLKLDELQTSDVSMKYREKRLEQEKELLQNQNTWLNAELKAKTDELLHTAREKGNEILELKCSLENKKEEVSRMEEQVNTLKQSNENLQKHVEELLNKLKEAKEQQTSMEERFHNELNAHMKLSNLYKSAADDSEAKSNELTGAVEELHKLLKEAGEANKAAQEHLAEVEESKATMEKELREKISKLEKELENANDLLSATKRKGAILSEEELAAMSPTAAAVAKVVKPGMKLTELYNAYVETQDQLHMEKLENRRINKYLDEIVQEVEAKAPILKRQREEYERSQKAVASLSAKLEQAMKEIHRLQDSADQANKHASFFERESQRLEVRVKDLSQQICVLLMELEEARGNHVIRDEAVSSADISSSSEVITQHLVSYRNIQELQQQNQRLLVALRELGEAREKEEQETTSSKISELQSQLDEALSELQQLRESRQHQLQLVESIIRQRDMFRILLTQTTGAVIPLQASGMLPEEICLTSTPKRPNLPQSMATSAPVSMSESVETVEAKAALKQLQEVFENYKKEKAENDKLLNEQNEKLQEQVTDLRSQNAKISTQLEFASKRYEMLQDNVEGYRREITSLHERTQKLTATTQKQEQIINTMTQDLRGANEKLAVAEVRAENLKKEKDILKMSDVRLTQQRDSLLVEQRGQNLLLTNLRTIQGILERSETETKQRLNNQIEKLEREISQLKKKLESEVEQRHSLTKNQEVHILDLKRQLETETNRHINTKELLKNAQKENAMLKQQLNNTEAQLTSQSSQRPPGKGQPSTNEDVDDLVSRLRQAEEQVNDLRERLKTSSSNVEQYRAMVLSLEESLNKEKQVTEEVRTTVEARLKESSEYQAQLEKKLMESEKEKQELQEEKRKAVENMEQQLSELKKSLSAVQSEVQEALQRASTALNNEQQARRDCQEQAMMASEAQNKYERELMLHAADVEALQAIKEQVAKNAAVRQQLEEAAQKAESELLESKASWEERERMIKDEASKLASRCEDLEKQNRLLHEQLESMSNKMVTSMKEAIPTAANVSLSEEGKSQEQILEILRFIRREKEIAETRFEVAQVESLRYRQRVEHLERELQELQDSLNAEREKVQVTAKTIAQHEELMKKTETMNILIETNKMLREEKERLEQELQQIQAKVRKLEADILPLQESNAELSEKSGMLQAEKKLLEEDVKRWKARTQHLLSQQKDTDLEEYRKLLSEKEANAKRVQQMSEETGRLKAEVARTNASLTTSQNLVQNLKDEVTKIRTEKDTLQKELDAKVADIQEKVKTITQVKKIGRRYKTQYEELKAQHDKMVAESSTLPLAEPQEDQVSPQEVQELKDTLSQAEVKTKNLETQVESLQKTITEKETEVRNLQEQIMQLQAELARFHQDLQEKTTQEEQLRQQITEKEEKTRKTLLAAKQKIAQLAGTKEQLTKENEEWKQKSSSLEEQKTELEVRMSALKSQYEGRICRLERELREQQERHHEQRDEPPESTNKVPEQQRQISLKSTPASGERGIASTSDPPTANIKPTPVVSTPSKVTAAAMAGNKSTPRASIRPMVTPATVTNPTTTPTATVMPTTQVETQEAMQSEGPVEHVPVFGSASGSVRSTSPNVQTSLPQPILTVQQQTQATAFVQPTQQSHAQIEPAAQEPAPPIVEVVQSSQIERPSTSTAVFGTVSATPTSSLSKRSREEEEDNTVENSDQISEETVDAPTSKKLRIMQRVGPEEEVTAEESTDGEVEAQTYNQDSQDSIGEGVTQGEYAAMEDSEETSQSIPIDLGSLQSDQQNTSSSQDGQSKRDDVIVIDSDDEDDDDEENEGEQEDYDDEEEEDEDDDEDTGMGDEGDDSNEGTGSADGNDGYEADDAEGADGTDPGTETEESMGGAESNQRAADSQNSGEGSTSAAESTFAHESLPSASSERQGPRPPQSPRRPPHPLPPRLTIHAPPQELGPPVQRIQMTRRQSVGRGLQLTPGIGGMQQHFFDDEDRTVPSTPTLVVPHRTDGFAEAIHSPQVAGVPRFRFGPPEDMPQTSSSHSDLGQLASQGGLGMYETPLFLAHEEESGGRSVPTTPLQVAAPVTVFTESASADASEHASQSVPMVTTSTGSLSTTTEPGAGDDADEVFAEAESEGITSEAGLEIDSQQEEESVQASDESDLPSTSQDPPSSSSADTSSTQPKSLRRVRLQPPTLRTGVRGRQFNRQRGVTHAMGGRGGLNRGNIS, encoded by the exons TACCGGGAGAAGAGGCTGGAGcaagagaaggagctgctgcagaaccaGAACACATGGCTGAATGCTGAGCTGAAAGCCAAAACAGATGAACTGCTCCATACTGCCAGGGAGAAAGGCAATGAAATCTTGGAGCTCAAATGCAGTCTGGAGAACAAAAAGGAGGAG GTTTCCAGAATGGAGGAGCAGGTGAACACCTTGAAACAGTCCAATGAAAACCTCCAGAAGCATGTTGAAGAACTTTTGAATAAACTGAAGGAG GCAAAAGAGCAGCAGACAAGCATGGAAGAGAGATTCCACAATGAACTGAATGCCCACATGAAATTATCCAACTTGTATAAG AGTGCTGCTGATGACTCAGAGGCAAAGAGCAATGAGCTGACAGGAGCAGTGGAAGAGCTGCACAAGCTCCTGAAGGAAGCAGGGGAAG CTAATAAAGCAGCCCAGGAGCATTTGGCTGAAGTGGAGGAATCAAAAGCCAccatggaaaaggagctgaGAGAGAAGATCAGtaagctggagaaggagctggagaacGCCAATGATTTACTGTCGGCTACGAAGCGCAAAG GAGCCATCCTGtctgaggaggagctggcagccatgtctcccactgctgcagcagtggccaAAGTGGTCAAGCCTGGAATGAAGTTAACTGAG CTGTACAATGCCTACGTAGAAACTCAGGATCAGTTGCATATGGAAAAGCTGGAGAATAGGAGAATCAATAAATATTTGGATGAAATAGTGCAGGAAGTAGAAGCCAAAGCCCCAATCTTAAAACGTCAGCGTGAAGAATATGAGCGTTCCCAAAAAGCTGTTGCAAGTCTGTCTGCAAAACTTGAACAAGCTATGAAG GAGATCCATCGCCTGCAGGACAGCGCTGACCAGGCCAACAAACACGCCTCCTTCTTTGAGAGGGAGAGCCAGAGACTGGAGGTGCGAGTGAAGGATCTCTCCCAGCAG ATCTGTGTGCTGTTAATGGAACTGGAAGAAGCCAGAGGCAACCACGTGATCCGTGATGAAGCAGTGAGCTCTGCTGacatcagcagctcctctgaagTGATCACTCAGCACCTGGTCTCCTACAGAAATATCCAAGAACTTCAGCAGCAGAATCAGCGTCTCCTGGTGGCTCTTCGGGAGCTGGGGGAggcaagagaaaaagaggagcaAGAAACAACATCGTCTAA gatctctgagctgcagagccagctggacGAGGCTCtcagtgagctgcagcagctgcggGAGTCGcggcagcaccagctgcagctcgTGGAGTCCATCATCCGCCAGCGGGACATGTTCCGCATCCTGCTCACCCAGACCACGGGGGCCGTCATTCCTCTGCAAG CTTCAGGTATGTTGCCAGAGGAGATCTGTCTTACATCTACTCCAAAGCGCCCGAATTTACCTCAGTCCATGGCAACTTCTGCTCCAGTGTCCATGAGTGAGTCTGTGGAGACTGTGGAGGCCAAGGCTGCTCTTAAACAG TTACAGGAAGTTTTTGAGAactataaaaaagaaaaggcagagaatgACAAGCTCCTGAATGAACAGAATGAAAAGCTTCAGGAGCAGGTCACAGACTTGAGGTCACAAAATGCCAAGATATCCACACAGCTGGAATTTGCCTCCAAACG GTACGAGATGCTGCAGGATAACGTGGAAGGCTATCGCCGGGAAATCACCTCCCTGCACGAGAGAACTCAGAAGCTCACAGCGACCACTCAGAAGCAGGAGCAGATCATTAACACCATGACTCAGGACCTGAGGGGAGCTAATGAAAAACTGGCAGTGGCAGAG GTGAGAgcagaaaacttgaaaaaagagaaggataTCCTGAAGATGTCAGATGTGCGCCTGACTCAGCAGCGTGACTCTCTGCTGGTTGAACAAAGAGGACAGAACTTGCTGCTCACTAATTTGAGAACAATTCAG GGAATACTCGAAAGATCTGagacagaaacaaagcagagacTCAATAATCAGATAGAAAAGCTTGAACGTGAGATATCTCAGCTGAAGAAGAAACTGGAAAGTGAGGTGGAACAAAGACATTCCCTTACCAAGAATCAGGAG GTTCATATCCTGGACCTGAAGAGGCAGCTGGAGACGGAGACCAATCGTCACATCAACACAAAGGAGCTCCTGAAGAATGCCCAGAAGGAAAACGCCAtgctgaaacagcagctgaacaacACTGAGGCCCAGCTCACATCCCAGTCCTCACAACGGCCTCCAGGGAAAG GTCAGCCTAGTACAAATGAAGATGTGGATGATCTTGTGAGTCGTCTGAGACAAGCTGAGGAGCAAGTCAATGACTTGAGAGAGAGGCTCAAGACTAGTTCCAGTAATGTGGAGCAGTACAGGGCCATGGTTCTTAGCCTGGAGGAATCCCTCaataaggaaaaacaa GTGACAGAGGAAGTTCGTACAACAGTTGAAGCTCGTCTGAAGGAGTCTTCAGAATATCAGGCACAACTGGAAAAGAAGTTGATGgagtcagaaaaagaaaaacaagaactGCAGGAGGAGAAGCGCAAAGCTGTGGAGAACATGGAGCAGCAG CTTTCAGAACTGAAGAAGAGTCTGTCAGCTGTGCAGTCAGAAGTTCAGGAAGCTCTTCagagagccagcacagctctgaataATGAACAACAGGCCAGGAGGGACTGCCAGGAACAA GCAATGATGGCTTCTGAAGCTCAGAACAAATATGAGCGGGAGTTGATGCTTCATGCTGCCGATGTGGAGGCACTACAGGCTATCAAAGAGCAAGTCGCCAAGAATGCAgctgtgaggcagcagctggaggaggctgctcAGAAAGCAGAGTCTGAGCTCCTGGAATCCAAAGCCTcctgggaagagagagagagaatgattAAG GATGAAGCTTCAAAACTTGCATCCCGCTGTGAGGATCTGGAGAAACAAAATCGATTATTAcatgagcagctggagagcatGAGCAATAAGATGGTGACTTCCATGAAAGAAGCCATCCCAACTGCAGCAAATGTTTCTCTCAGTGAGGAAGGCAAATCCCAGGAACAAATCCTAGAAATTCTTAG GTTTATCCGTCGGGAGAAGGAGATTGCAGAGACGAGGTTTGAGGTGGCACAGGTGGAGAGTCTGCGGTACCGCCAGAGAGTGGAGCACCTGGAGagggagctccaggagctgcaggacagcctcAACGCTGAGAGGGAGAAGGTGCAG GTAACAGCAAAAACCATTGCACAACATGAAGaattaatgaagaaaactgAGACCATGAACATACTCATAGAAACCAACAAGATGttaagggaagagaaggaaaggctggagcaaGAGCTACAGCAGATACAAGCAAAG GTACGCAAGCTCGAGGCAGACATCCTGCCCCTGCAAGAGTCCAATGCTGAGCTCAGTGAGAagagtgggatgctgcaggctgAGAAGAAGCTCTTGGAAGAGGATGTTAAACGCTGGAAAGCCCGGACTCAG CACTTACTGAGCCAGCAGAAGGACACTGATCTCGAAGAGTATCGAAAGCTGCTCTCTGAGAAGGAGGCAAATGCCAAGCGTGTCCAACAGATGAGTGAAGAAACAGGCAGGCTTAAAGCAGAAGTTGCCAG AACTAATGCATCCTTGACTACAAGCCAGAATCTTGTTCAGAACCTGAAGGATGAAGTAACtaaaataagaacagaaaaggacACTTTGCAGAAAGAACTGGATGCTAAAGTGGCTGACATAcaggaaaaagtgaaaactATAACACAGGTCAAGAAAATCGGTCGCAGGTACAAAACTCAGTATGAGGAGCTGAAAGCACAGCATGATAAG ATGGTTGCTGAATCATCAACTCTGCCTTTGGCAGAACCACAAGAAGACCAAGTTTCTCCCCAGGAAGTACAAGAGCTAAAAGACACTCTCAGTCAAGCTGAAGTGAAGACAAAGAATTTGGAGACTCAGGTTGAAAGTTTACAAAAG ACAAtaacagaaaaggaaactgaAGTTAGAAATCTCCAGGAGCAAATAATGCAGCTACAGGCAGAACTGGCCCGTTTCCATCAAGATCTACAAGAGAAGACTACACAGGAAGAGCAGCTCAGGCAACAGATcacagagaaggaggagaaaacaagGAAGACCTTGCTTGCAGCCAAGCAGAAAATTGCACAGTTAGCTG GTACAAAAGAGCAGCTCACAAAGGAGAATGAGGAGTGGAAGCAgaagagcagctccctggaggagcagaagaCGGAGCTGGAGGTGCGGATGAGCGCCCTGAAGTCCCAGTACGAGGGGCGGATCTGCCGCCTGGAGAGGGAGCTCCGGGAGCAGCAGGAGCGGCACCACGAGCAGCGTGATGAGCCCCCAGAGTCCACAAACAAG GTCCCAGAACAGCAGAGGCAAATCTCACTCAAGTCTACTCCAGCTTCAGGTGAAAGAGGAAT TGCCAGCACTTCAGATCCCCCAACAGCAAACATTAAACCAACTCCTGTTGTGTCAACTCCCAGTAAAGTGACTGCTGCTGCAATGGCTGGGAATAAGTCTACTCCAAGAGCCAGCATCCGTCCCATGGTGACACCTGCCACAGTCACCAATCCCACCACTACCCCCACAGCCACAGTGATGCCAACAACACAGGTGGAGACTCAGGAAG CCATGCAGTCGGAAGGACCCGTGGAGCATGTCCCGGTGTTCGGGAGTGCCAGCGGCTCCGTGCGCTCCACCAGCCCCAACGTGCAgacctccctgccccagcccatccTGACTGTGCAGCAGCAGACTCAGGCCACTGCCTTTGTGCAGCCCACCCAGCAAAGCCACGCTCAGATCGAgcctgcagctcaggagccaGCACCTCCCATCGTGGAGGTGGTGCAGAGCTCCCAGATAGAGAGACCCTCCACCTCCACCGCCGTGTTTGGCACAG TTTCAGCTACCCCCACTTCCTCACTGTCAAAACGCTCCcgagaggaagaggaggacaACACTGTGGAGAACTCAGACCAGATCTCTGAGGAAACAGTGGATGCACCTACCTCAAAGAAACTGAGAATCATGCAGAGAGTTGGGCCTGAG GAGGAAGTGACAGCAGAAGAGAGCACTGATGGAGAGGTGGAGGCACAAACATACAATCAAGACTCACAAGACTCCATTGGAGAA GGTGTGACACAGGGGGAGTATGCGGCCATGGAGGACAGCGAGGAGACTTCCCAGTCTATCCCAATAGATCTGGGGTCCCTTCAGTCAGACCAACAAAACACTTCTTCATCTCAGGATGGCCAGTCCAAGAGGGATGATGTGATTGTAATTGATagtgatgatgaagatgatgacgatgaagaaaatgaagggGAGCAGGAA GATTATGatgatgaggaagaggaggatgaggatgatgatgaagaCACAGGGATGGGAGATGAAGGTGATGACAGCAATGAAGGAACTGGTAGTGCTGATGGCAATGATGGATATGAAGCAGATGATGCTGAG GGTGCTGATGGTACAGATCCTGGAACAGAGACTGAAGAGAGCATGGGAGGAGCTGAAAGCAACCAGAGGGCAGCAGATTCCCAAAACAGTG GAGAAGGGAGCACGAGTGCTGCAGAGTCCACGTTTGCCCACGAGAGCCTGCCATCGGCATCGTCCGAGCGCCAGGGCCCGCGGCCCCCGCAGTCCCCGCGGAGGCCCCCGCACCCTCTGCCCCCACGGCTCACCATCCACgcccctccccaggagctggggccCCCAGTGCAG AGAATCCAGATGACTCGAAGACAGTCTGTGGGGCGAGGGCTCCAGCTGACCCCTGGGATAGGTGGAATG cagcagcatttctttgaTGATGAGGACAGAACAGTTCCAAGCACACCAACTCTTGTAGTTCCACATCGTACAGATGGATTTGCAGAAGCCATTCA TTCCCCGCAGGTAGCTGGAGTTCCTCGCTTCAGATTTGGGCCCCCTGAAGATATGCCACAAACCAGCTCCAGTCACTCTGATCTTGGGCAGCTGGCATCACAAGGAG GTTTAGGGATGTATGAAACCCCACTGTTCCTTGCCCACGAGGAGGAATCAGGGGGTCGTAGTGTCCCCACAACACCGTTACAAGTGGCAGCACCGG TGACGGTGTTCACAGAGAGTGCCTCGGCCGACGCCTCGGAGCACGCGTCCCAGTCCGTGCCCATGGTCACCACCTCCACCGGCAGCCTGTCCACCACCACCGAGCCCGGCGCCGGTGACGATGCCGACGAGGTCTTCGCAGAGGCAGAGTCTGAGGG CATTACTTCAGAAGCAGGTCTAGAAATTGATAGCCAGCAAGAAGAAGAATCTGTTCAAGCATCTGATGAGTCAGATCTTCCTTCAACTAGTCAGGATCCTCCTTCGAGTTCATCTGCAG ACACGAGTAGCACTCAGCCCAAGTCCCTGCGCCGGGTCCGGCTGCAGCCACCGACACTGAGGACGGGCGTGCGTGGCCGGCAGTTCAACAGGCAGAGGG GTGTAACTCATGCCatgggaggcagaggaggccTGAACAGAGGAAACATTAGTTAA